A genomic stretch from Meriones unguiculatus strain TT.TT164.6M chromosome 13 unlocalized genomic scaffold, Bangor_MerUng_6.1 Chr13_unordered_Scaffold_44, whole genome shotgun sequence includes:
- the LOC132651269 gene encoding non-histone chromosomal protein HMG-14-like, producing the protein MPKRKVSADGAAKAEPKRRSARLSAKPARAKVDAKPKKAAGKDKSSDKKVQTKGKTGAKGKQAEVTDQQAADLPAENGETENQSPASEGEEKETKSD; encoded by the coding sequence ATGCCCAAGAGGAAGGTGAGCGCGGACGGAGCGGCGAAGGCGGAGCCCAAGCGCCGCTCGGCGAGGCTGTCGGCCAAGCCCGCACGAGCCAAGGTGGACGCCAAGCCGAAGAAGGCCGCGGGGAAGGATAAATCATCAGACAAAAAAGTGCAAACAAAAGGGAAGACGGGAGCAAAGGGCAAACAGGCTGAAGTGACTGACCAGCAAGCTGCAGATCTGCCTGCAGAAAATGGAGAGACGGAGAACCAGAGTCCAGCCtctgaaggagaagagaaagaaaccaagtCCGACTAA